The following are encoded in a window of Neomicrococcus lactis genomic DNA:
- the mca gene encoding mycothiol conjugate amidase Mca, translating to MDQSAVTALPDSTGFRLMAVHAHPDDESSKGAATSAAYIAAGAEVLVVSCTGGERGDILNKDADEVAHAHRDLAGLRHQEMANAAQTLGIKQTWLGYVDSGLPEGDPLPPLPFGAFATIPVEIAAVPLVKVIREFRPHVMTTYNEFGGYPHPDHIHTHVISVFAFKAAADPEYHPELGEAWQIPKVYYDNSMNTERFTSLHEAMVERGLESPYTWRLEAAEGDPDSWMVRAQRHKNTSRIYASEYFGLRDQALLSHHTQIDPQGFFFAVPRELEKEVYPFEDYTLIESTVETSFPESDLFAGLR from the coding sequence GTGGACCAATCAGCAGTGACCGCGTTACCTGACTCCACCGGCTTCCGGTTGATGGCGGTTCACGCACACCCGGATGACGAGTCCTCGAAGGGTGCTGCAACGAGCGCGGCGTACATTGCTGCCGGCGCTGAAGTTCTCGTGGTGAGCTGCACGGGCGGCGAACGTGGTGACATCCTCAACAAGGACGCCGACGAAGTGGCTCACGCACACCGCGACTTGGCAGGTCTTCGCCACCAAGAAATGGCCAATGCAGCCCAGACGCTCGGCATCAAGCAGACCTGGCTGGGCTACGTGGATTCCGGTTTGCCCGAGGGCGACCCGCTTCCGCCGCTTCCATTCGGGGCTTTCGCCACGATCCCCGTAGAGATCGCGGCCGTCCCGCTGGTCAAGGTCATTCGCGAATTCCGTCCGCACGTCATGACCACGTACAACGAGTTCGGCGGTTACCCACACCCGGACCACATCCACACGCACGTGATTTCGGTCTTCGCCTTCAAGGCCGCCGCTGACCCTGAGTACCACCCCGAACTCGGCGAAGCATGGCAAATTCCCAAGGTCTACTATGACAACTCCATGAATACGGAGCGATTCACTTCGCTGCATGAAGCGATGGTGGAGCGCGGTCTGGAATCGCCGTACACATGGCGTCTCGAGGCAGCCGAAGGGGATCCGGATAGCTGGATGGTGCGCGCACAGCGCCACAAGAATACGTCCCGTATTTATGCGAGCGAATACTTTGGCCTCCGTGACCAAGCGTTGCTGTCCCACCACACGCAGATTGATCCGCAAGGCTTCTTCTTCGCCGTCCCGCGCGAGCTCGAAAAAGAGGTATATCCGTTTGAGGATTACACGCTCATCGAGTCCACGGTGGAGACGTCCTTCCCCGAGTCCGATCTCTTCGCCGGA
- a CDS encoding DUF4307 domain-containing protein produces MNPQTHAPDAHGAQDSSLTNRYGTPKQPLSRRLKTTLVVAGLLLAVLAALWLSIANTDKFTSKDIAFNIQSPELVTVTFDLTRNVNDTVECSAQVLSEQKAIVGWKSVTFGPEESSSITTTPQPGSESISTVARTGDSITQRAMVNVRSSYQGVSGGVSTCWVLDK; encoded by the coding sequence ATGAATCCCCAGACCCACGCTCCAGACGCGCATGGGGCACAAGACTCTAGTTTAACTAATCGTTACGGCACTCCGAAGCAACCGCTCTCGCGACGCCTCAAGACGACACTTGTTGTAGCCGGACTTTTGCTTGCCGTGCTTGCCGCCCTTTGGCTGTCGATTGCCAATACGGATAAGTTCACGTCCAAAGACATCGCGTTCAATATACAGTCGCCCGAGTTGGTGACAGTCACTTTTGACCTGACACGCAATGTCAATGACACGGTGGAATGCTCCGCGCAAGTGCTCAGTGAGCAAAAGGCGATTGTGGGCTGGAAATCCGTCACTTTCGGGCCTGAGGAATCCAGTTCCATTACCACGACGCCGCAGCCCGGCTCCGAATCAATCTCCACTGTTGCGCGTACTGGTGACTCCATCACGCAGCGCGCTATGGTCAACGTGCGGTCAAGTTACCAGGGCGTAAGCGGCGGAGTTTCAACGTGCTGGGTACTGGATAAATAG